Proteins from one Hoplias malabaricus isolate fHopMal1 chromosome 2, fHopMal1.hap1, whole genome shotgun sequence genomic window:
- the fabp2 gene encoding fatty acid-binding protein, intestinal: MAFNGTWSVDRGENYEKFMEQMGINLVKRKLASHDNLKITLEQDGQKFHVKEASTFRKLELDFTLGVNFDYTLADGTEVCGCWVLEGETLKGSFTRKDNGKVLNTTREIINGELVQSYSYDGVDAKRIFKKA, from the exons ATGGCATTCAACGGCACATGGAGCGTGGACCGCGGCGAGAACTATGAGAAATTCATGGAACAAATGG GAATCAACTTGGTGAAGAGAAAACTGGCTTCTCATGATAACCTGAAGATCACTCTGGAGCAGGACGGTCAAAAGTTCCATGTGAAGGAGGCCAGCACTTTCCGGAAGCTGGAGCTGGACTTCACTCTGGGGGTCAACTTCGATTATACCCTGGCCGACGGCACTGAAGTCTGT GGCTGCTGGGTCCTGGAGGGGGAGACACTGAAGGGATCTTTCACACGTAAAGACAATGGGAAAGTCCTGAACACCACCAGGGAGATCATCAACGGTGAACTGGTACAG AGCTACAGCTATGACGGTGTTGATGCTAAAAGGATTTTCAAGAAGGCATAA